From Schistocerca americana isolate TAMUIC-IGC-003095 chromosome 11, iqSchAmer2.1, whole genome shotgun sequence, the proteins below share one genomic window:
- the LOC124553746 gene encoding zinc finger protein 91-like, with translation MCRLIQSTIESCDSTFQETVGQGVVLDEMEIHTEKSSNFATCGTHTEGLTSQEDTLFGTRLSYSLRGKEFDTFSCSFCLQSFPTKYRLIMHVFTHIDGVQVPAYICKSCGEVFPSNDRLSKHLKMSECDELLSADNNEKYDYSEDHENIISLENDRAVSAMEEQTSSKETSEPLKKSFNDTSNIHTVTLAQGMSDRSGDCETLATCGNVNVHTILLPAKRLHKCDECGRCFTRLDHLKTHSLIHTGVRPHRCNICGKSFSQSGNLKRHLLIHSGKKPHKCATCGKSFTVLSSLKIHSFIHTGKKPHLCDICGKAFAVSSNLKTHTLTHTGERPHKCGVCGKNFTSLVTLKRHVLIHTGKRPHKCDVCGKCFNDLSSLKKHTLIHTGRRPHRCVICGKSFAESNNLKKHTLIHSGQRPHKCDICGKSFTESGTLKKHMFVHTGSRPHKCDVCGKSFSLLGTLKIHAVLHTGNRQYKCDTCGKCFIMLSNLRTHTRIHTGVRPYKCNVCGKSFTESRTLRKHEVIHIGKRSHRCDVCGKSFIHSRNLKSHAIIHTGERAHKCSVCGKLFTQSGNRNKHVLIHTRKGPHKYGSRGK, from the exons atgtgcag GTTAATTCAAAGTACTATTGAGAGCTGTGACAGTACATTTCAAGAAACAGTTGGTCAAGGAGTGGTCCTTGATGAGATGGAGATACACacagagaaatcatcaaatttcgCCACATGCGGTACTCATACAGAAGGATTAACTTCTCAAGAAGACACCTTATTCGGCACCAGATTAAGTTATAGTTTAAGGGGAAAGGAATTTGATACGTTCAGTTGTAGTTTCTGTCTACAGAGCTTCCCTACAAAATACAGACTTATAATGCATGTCTTCACCCACATTGATGGTGTGCAGGTTCCTGCATACATTTGTAAGTCCTGTGGTGAGGTATTTCCCAGTAATGATAGGTTGAGCAAACATTTGAAAATGAGTGAGTGTGATGAGCTTTTATCTGCAGACAATAATGAGAAATATGACTACAGTGAGGACCATGAAAATATTATCAGCTTGGAAAATGATAGAGCAGTGTCTGCCATGGAGGAGCAAACTTCATCCAAGGAAACTTCGGAACCTTTGAAGAAATCCTTTAATGACACATCTAACATCCATACAGTGACACTTGCACAAGGGATGTCAGACAGGAGTGGTGATTGTGAAACCTTAGCTACATGTGGTAATGTCAATGTCCACACTATTTTACTCCCTGCGAAGAGACTGCACAAATGTGATGAATGTGGCAGATGTTTTACTCGGTTGGATCATCTCAAGACCCATTCCTTAATACATACTGGTGTAAGACCACACAGATGCAATATTTGTGGAAAGTCATTTAGTCAGTCTGGCAATCTCAAGAGACATTTATTAATACACtctggaaagaaacctcacaaatgtgcaACTTGTGGTAAATCTTTTACTGTACTTAGTTCTCTGAAGATACACTCGTTCATACACACAGGAAAGAAACCCCATTTATGCGATATCTGCGGCAAAGCCTTTGCTGTGTCGAGTAATCTTAAAACCCATACATTAACACATACTGGGGAGAGACCACACAAATGTGGCGTTTGTGGCAAAAATTTTACTTCGTTGGTTACTCTCAAGAGACATGTCTTGATACACACTGGAAAGCGACCCCACAAATGCGACGTTTGTGGCAAATGTTTTAATGATTTGAGTTCTCTGAAAAAACACACATTAATACATACTGGAAGGAGACCTCACAGATGCGTTATTTGTGGCAAATCTTTTGCTGAATCCAATAATCTCAAGAAACACACCTTAATTCATTCAGGACAGAGACCTCacaaatgtgatatttgtggaAAATCTTTTACCGAATCAGGGACtctaaaaaaacatatgtttgtaCACACTGGCAGTAGACCTCACAAGTGTGATGTCTGTGGCAAATCGTTTTCCTTGTTGGGAACTCTCAAGATCCACGCAGTACTCCACACAGGAAATAGACAGTACAAATGTGATACATGTGGCAAATGTTTCATTATGTTGAGTAACCTCAGGACCCACACACGAATACACACTGGGGTGAGACCCTACAAATGTAATGTTTGTGGCAAATCATTTACTGAGTCGCGTACGCTTAGGAAACATGAAGTAATACACATCGGAAAGAGATCTCACAGATGTGATGTCTGTGGAAAGTCTTTTATTCATTCGCGTAATCTGAAGTCCCACGCAATAATCCACACTGGTGAGAGAGCACACAAATGTAGTGTTTGCGGAAAGTTATTTACTCAGTCAGGTAATCGCAATAAACATGTGTTAATACACACTAGAAAGGGACCTCACAAATATGGTTCTCGGGGCAAATAA